One Lemur catta isolate mLemCat1 chromosome 15, mLemCat1.pri, whole genome shotgun sequence genomic window carries:
- the LOC123620207 gene encoding myosin-4 isoform X3, whose protein sequence is MSSDSEMAVFGEAAPFLRKSEKERIEAQNKPFDAKTSVFVADPKESFVKATVQSREGGKVTAKTEGGTVITVKDDQVFPMNPPKYDKIEDMAMMTHLHEPAVLYNLKERYAAWMIYTYSGLFCVTVNPYKWLPVYNAEVVTAYRGKKRQEAPPHIFSISDNAYQFMLTDRENQSILITGESGAGKTVNTKRVIQYFATIAVTGDKKKEEATSGKMQGTLEDQIISANPLLEAFGNAKTVRNDNSSRFGKFIRIHFGTTGKLASADIETYLLEKSRVTFQLKAERSYHIFYQIMSNKKPDLIEMLLITTNPYDYAFVSQGEITVPSIDDQEELMATDSAIEILGFTSDERVSIYKLTGAVMHYGNMKFKQKQREEQAEPDGTEVADKAAYLQSLNSADLLKALCYPRVKVGNEFVTKGQTVQQVYNAVGALAKAVYEKMFLWMVTRINQQLDTKQPRQYFIGVLDIAGFEIFDFNSLEQLCINFTNEKLQQFFNHHMFVLEQEEYKKEGIEWEFIDFGMDLAACIELIEKPMGIFSILEEECMFPKATDTSFKNKLYEQHLGKSNNFQKPKPTKGKTEAHFSLVHYAGTVDYNINGWLDKNKDPLNETVVGLYQKSAMKTLAHLFSGAGAAEAEAGGKKGGKKKGSSFQTVSALFRENLNKLMTNLRSTHPHFVRCIIPNETKTPGAMEHELVLHQLRCNGVLEGIRICRKGFPSRILYADFKQRYKVLNASAIPEGQFIDSKKASEKLLGSIDVDHTQYKFGHTKVFFKAGLLGLLEEMRDEKLAQLITRTQARCRGFLARVEYQRMVERRESIFCIQYNIRAFMNVKHWPWMKLYFKIKPLLKSAETEKEMANMKEEFEKTKESLAKAEAKRKELEEKLVALMQEKNDLQLQVQSEADSLADAEERCDQLIKTKIQLEAKIKEATERAEDEEEINAELTAKKRKLEDECSELKKDIDDLELTLAKVEKEKHATENKVKNLTEEMAGLDETIAKLTKEKKALQEAHQQTLDDLQAEEDKVNTLTKAKIKLEQQVDDLEGSLEQEKKIRMDLERAKRKLEGDLKLAQESTMDIENDKLQLDEKLKKKEFEMSNLQSKIEDEQALGMQLQKKIKELQARIEELEEEIEAERASRAKAEKQRSDLSRELEEISERLEEAGGATSAQIEMNKKREAEFQKMRRDLEEATLQHEATAATLRKKHADSVAELGEQIDNLQRVKQKLEKEKSEMKMEIDDLASNMETVSKAKGNLEKMCRTLEDQMSELKTKEEEQQRLINDLTAQRARLQTESGEYARQLDEKDSLVSQLSRGKQAFTQQIEELKRQLEEEIKAKSALAHALQSSRHDCDLLREQYEEEQEAKAELQRAMSKANSEVAQWRTKYETDAIQRTEELEEAKKKLAQRLQDAEEHVEAVNAKCASLEKTKQRLQNEVEDLMIDVERTNAACAALDKKQRNFDKVLAEWKQKYEETHAELEASQKESRSLSTELFKIKNAYEESLDQLETLKRENKNLQQEISDLTEQIAEGGKRIHELEKVKKQTEQEKCELQAALEEAEASLEHEEGKILRIQLELNQVKSEIDRKIAEKDEEIDQLKRNHIRVVESMQSTLDAEIRSRNDAIRLKKKMEGDLNEMEIQLNHANRMAAEALKNYRNTQSILKDTQLHLDDALRGQEDLKEQLAMVERRANLLQAEIEELRATLEQTERSRKIAEQELLDASERVQLLHTQNTSLINTKKKLETDISQIQGEMEDIVQEARNAEEKAKKAITDAAMMAEELKKEQDTSAHLERMKKNLEQTVKDLQHRLDEAEQLALKGGKKQIQKLEARVRELEAEVESEQKRNVEAVKGLRKHERRVKELTYQTEEDRKNVLRLQDLVDKLQAKVKSYKRQAEEAEEQSNVNLSKFRKIQHELEEAEERADIAESQVNKLRVKSREVHTKIISEE, encoded by the exons ATGAGTTCCGACTCTGAGATGGCCGTTTTTGGGGAGGCTGCTCCTTTCCTCCGAAAGTCAGAAAAGGAGCGAATTGAAGCTCAGAACAAGCCTTTTGATGCCAAGACATCTGTCTTTGTGGCGGACCCTAAGGAGTCCTTTGTGAAAGCCACAGtgcagagcagggaaggagggaaggtgaCAGCCAAGACTGAAGGCGGAACTGTGA TAACTGTGAAAGATGACCAAGTCTTCCCCATGAACCCTCCCAAATATGACAAGATCGAGGACATGGCCATGATGACTCACCTGCATGAGCCCGCTGTGCTGTACAACCTCAAAGAGCGTTACGCAGCCTGGATGATCTAC aCCTACTCAGGCCTGTTCTGTGTCACTGTCAACCCCTACAAGTGGTTGCCAGTGTATAATGCAGAGGTGGTGACAGCCTACCGAGGCAAAAAGCGCCAGGAGGCCCCGCCCCACATCTTCTCCATCTCTGACAACGCCTATCAGTTCATGCTGACTG ATCGGGAGAATCAGTCTATCTTGATCAC CGGAGAATCCGGAGCAGGGAAGACTGTGAACACCAAGCGTGTCATCCAGTACTTTGCAACAATTGCAGTTACTGGGGacaagaagaaggaggaagctaCTTCTGGCAAAATGCAG GGGACACTGGAAGATCAAATCATCAGTGCCAACCCCCTACTGGAGGCCTTTGGCAATGCCAAGACCGTGAGGAATGACAACTCCTCTCGCTTT GGTAAATTCATCAGGATCCACTTTGGTACCACAGGGAAACTGGCTTCTGCTGATATTGAAACAT ATCTTCTGGAGAAGTCTAGAGTTACTTTCCAGCTAAAGGCTGAAAGAAGCTACCATATTTTTTATCAGATCATGTCTAACAAGAAGCCAGATCTAATTG AAATGCTCCTGATCACCACCAACCCATACGACTATGCCTTTGTCAGTCAGGGGGAGATCACAGTCCCCAGCATTGATGACCAAGAAGAGCTGATGGCCACAGAT AGTGCCATTGAAATTCTGGGCTTCACTTCTGATGAAAGAGTGTCCATCTATAAGCTCACTGGGGCTGTGATGCATTACGGGAACATGAAATTCAAGCAAAAGCAGCGTGAAGAGCAAGCTGAGCCAGATGGCACCGAAG TTGCGGACAAGGCAGCCTATCTCCAGAGTCTGAACTCTGCTGACCTGCTCAAAGCCCTCTGCTACCCCAGGGTCAAGGTGGGCAATGAGTTCGTCACCAAAGGCCAGACGGTGCAGCAG GTGTACAATGCGGTGGGTGCTCTGGCCAAAGCCGTCTACGAGAAGATGTTCCTGTGGATGGTCACCCGCATCAACCAGCAGCTGGACACCAAGCAGCCCAGGCAGTACTTCATCGGGGTCTTGGACATTGCTGGCTTTGAGATCTTTGAT TTCAACAGCCTGGAGCAGCTGTGCATCAACTTCACCAACGAGAAACTGCAACAGTTCTTCAACCACCACATGTTCGTGCTGGAGCAGGAGGAGTACAAGAAGGAAGGCATCGAGTGGGAGTTCATCGACTTCGGCATGGACCTGGCTGCCTGCATCGAGCTCATTGAGAAG CCTATGGGCATCTTCTCCATCCTGGAAGAGGAGTGCATGTTCCCCAAGGCAACAGACACCTCCTTCAAGAACAAGCTGTATGAACAGCATCTTGGAAAGTCCAACAACTTCCAGAAGCCCAAGCCTACCAAAGGCAAGACTGAGGCCCACTTCTCCCTGGTGCACTACGCTGGCACTGTGGACTACAACATTAATGGCTGGCTTGACAAGAACAAGGACCCCCTGAATGAGACCGTGGTCGGGCTGTACCAGAAGTCTGCAATGAAAACTCTGGCTCACCTCTTTTCTGGGGCGGGAGCAGCTGAAGCAG AGGCTGGTGGTAAAAAAGGTGGCAAGAAGAAGGGTTCTTCTTTCCAGACCGTGTCTGCTCTCTTCAGG GAGAATCTGAACAAGCTGATGACCAACTTGAGGAGCACTCACCCCCACTTTGTACGGTGCATCATCCCCAATGAAACCAAAACTCCTG GTGCCATGGAGCATGAACTTGTCCTGCACCAGCTGAGGTGTAACGGTGTGCTGGAAGGCATCCGCATCTGTAGGAAAGGATTCCCAAGCAGAATTCTTTATGCAGACTTCAAACAGAG ATACAAGGTATTAAATGCAAGTGCTATCCCTGAGGGACAATTCATCGATAGCAAGAAGGCTTCTGAGAAGCTCCTCGGATCCATTGATGTTGACCACACCCAGTATAAATTTGGTCACACCAAG GTATTTTTCAAAGCTGGTCTTCTGGGGCTCCTAGAGGAGATGAGAGATGAAAAGCTGGCCCAGCTGATCACCCGAACACAGGCCAGATGCAGAGGGTTCTTGGCAAGAGTGGAGTACCAGAGGATGGTGGAGAGAAG AGAGTCCATCTTCTGCATTCAGTACAATATCCGTGCCTTCATGAATGTGAAGCACTGGCCCTGGATGAAGCTGTATTTCAAGATCAAACCCCTCCTTAAGAgtgcagagacagagaaggagatggCCAACATGaaggaagaatttgaaaaaacCAAAGAAAGCCTTGCAAAAGCTGAGGCCAAGAGAAAAGAGCTGGAAGAAAAATTGGTTGCTCTgatgcaagagaaaaatgaccTGCAACTCCAGGTTCAATCT GAAGCAGATAGCTTGGCTGATGCAGAGGAAAGGTGTGACCAGCTCATCAAAACCAAAATTCAACTTGAGGCCAAAATCAAGGAGGCAACTGAGAGAgctgaggatgaggaagagatCAATGCTGAGCTGACAGCCAAGAAGAGGAAACTGGAGGATGAATGTTCAGAACTCAAGAAAGACATTGATGACCTTGAGCTGACACTGGCCAAGGTTGAGAAGGAGAAACATGCCACAGAGAACAAG GTGAAAAACCTCACAGAAGAGATGGCAGGCCTGGATGAAACCATCGCAAAGCTGACCAAGGAGAAGAAGGCCCTCCAAGAGGCCCACCAGCAGACCCTGGACGACCTGCAGGCAGAAGAGGACAAAGTCAACACCCTGACCAAAGCTAAAATCAAGCTTGAACAACAAGTGGATGAT CTTGAAGGATCTttggaacaagaaaagaaaatccggATGGATCtagaaagagcaaagagaaaactgGAGGGAGACCTAAAATTGGCTCAAGAATCCACAATGGATATAGAAAATGACAAACTACAACTTGATGAAAAGCTTAAAAA GAAAGAGTTTGAAATGAGCAATCTGCAAAGCAAGATTGAGGACGAACAGGCCCTTGGGATGCAGCTGCAGAAGAAGATCAAGGAGTTACAG GCCCGCATTGAGGAGCTCGAGGAGGAAATCGAGGCAGAGCGGGCCTCCCGGGCCAAAGCAGAGAAGCAGCGCTCTGACCTCTCCCGGGAACTGGAGGAGATCAGTGAGAGGCTGGAAGAAGCTGGTGGAGCCACTTCAGCCCAGATTGAGATGAACAAGAAGCGAGAGGCTGAGTTCCAGAAAATGCGCAGGGACTTGGAAGAGGCCACCTTGCAGCATGAAGCCACGGCAGCCACCCTGAGGAAGAAGCACGCGGATAGTGTGGCGGAGCTTGGGGAGCAGATTGACAACCTGCAGCGGGTCAAACAGAAACTGGAGAAGGAGAAGAGTGAGATGAAGATGGAGATTGATGACCTTGCTAGTAACATGGAAACTGTCTCCAAAGCTAAG GGAAACCTGGAGAAGATGTGCCGCACTCTAGAAGACCAAATGAGTGAACTTAAGACCAAGGAAGAAGAGCAGCAGCGGCTGATCAATGACCTCACGGCTCAGAGAGCGCGCCTGCAGACAGAATCCG GTGAATATGCACGCCAGCTAGATGAAAAGGACTCATTAGTTTCTCAGCTGTCGAGGGGTAAACAAGCTTTCACACAACAGATTGAGGAACTGAAAAGGCAGCTTGAAGAAGAGATAAAG GCCAAGAGTGCTCTGGCGCACGCCCTGCAGTCCTCCCGCCATGACTGTGACCTGCTGCGGGAACAGtatgaggaggagcaggaagccAAGGCTGAGCTGCAGAGGGCAATGTCCAAGGCCAACAGTGAGGTTGCGCAGTGGAGGACCAAATACGAGACGGACGCCATCCAGCGCAccgaggagctggaggaggccaa GAAGAAGCTGGCTCAGCGTCTGCAGGATGCTGAGGAACACGTAGAAGCTGTGAACGCCAAATGTGCTTCCCTTGAGAAGACAAAGCAGAGGCTCCAGAATGAAGTGGAGGACCTCATGATTGATGTGGAGAGAACAAATGCTGCCTGTGCAGCTCTGGACAAAAAGCAAAGGAACTTCGATAAG GTCCTGGCAGAATGGAAACAGAAGTATGAAGAAACTCACGCTGAACTTGAAGCTTCTCAAAAGGAGTCCCGCTCCCTCAGCACAGAACTCTTCAAGATTAAGAATGCTTATGAGGAATCCTTAGACCAACTTGAAACCCTGAAGCGGGAAAATAAGAATTTGCAAC AGGAGATTTCTGATCTGACTGAACAGATTGCAGAAGGAGGAAAACGTATTCATGAACTGGAAAAAGTAAAGAAGCAAACTGAGCAAGAAAAGTGTGAACTTCAGGCTGCTTTAGAGGAGGCAGAg GCATCTCTTGAACACGAAGAGGGAAAGATCCTGCGCATCCAGCTTGAGTTGAACCAAGTCAAGTCTGAAATCGACAGGAAAATTGCTGAAAAGGATGAGGAAATTGACCAGCTGAAGAGAAACCACATTCGAGTCGTGGAGTCGATGCAGAGCACGCTGGATGCTGAGATCAGGAGCAGGAATGATGCCATCAGGCTCAAGAAGAAGATGGAGGGAGACCTCAACGAAATGGAAATCCAGCTGAACCATGCCAACCGCATGGCTGCTGAGGCCCTGAAGAACTACAGGAACACCCAAAGCATCCTCAAG GATACCCAGCTCCACCTGGACGACGCTCTGCGGGGCCAGGAGGACCTGAAGGAGCAGCTGGCCATGGTTGAGCGCAGAGCCAACCTGCTGCAGGCCGAGATCGAGGAGCTGCGGGCCACGCTGGAGCAGACGGAGAGGAGCAGGAAGATCGCAGAGCAGGAGCTCCTGGATGCCAGTGAGCGCGTCCAGCTCCTGCACACCCAG AACACCAGCCTGATCAACACCAAGAAGAAACTGGAGACAGACATTTCCCAAATCCAGGGAGAGATGGAAGACATTGTCCAGGAAGCCCGAAATGCAGAAGAGAAGGCCAAGAAGGCCATCACTGAT GCCGCCATGATGGCCGAGGAGCTGAAGAAGGAGCAGGACACCAGCGCCCACCTGGAGCGGATGAAGAAGAACCTGGAGCAGACGGTGAAGGACCTGCAGCACCGTCTGGACGAGGCTGAGCAGCTGGCGCTGAAGGGCGGGAAGAAGCAGATCCAGAAGCTGGAGGCCAGG GTTCGTGAACTTGAAGCAGAAGTTGAAAGTGAACAGAAGCGCAATGTTGAAGCTGTCAAAGGTCTGCGCAAACATGAGAGAAGAGTGAAGGAACTCACTTACCAA acTGAGGAAGACCGCAAGAATGTTCTCAGGCTCCAGGACCTGGTGGACAAACTACAAGCAAAGGTGAAATCTTACAAGAGACAAGCTGAGGAAGCG GAGGAACAATCCAACGTCAACCTCTCCAAGTTCCGGAAGATCCAGCACGAGCTGGAGGAGGCCGAGGAGCGGGCTGACATTGCTGAGTCCCAGGTCAACAAACTGCGGGTGAAGAGCCGGGAGGTTCACACAAAAATCATAAGTGAAGAGTAA